ATGCTCAGATGCGTTTTTTATGATGTTTGAAATGGCTTCCGCTGTCCAGTGCTTGTCACAAAAAACTTCTGCCTCGCCTATGGTCACGACTGTCTGATTCTTAACGTCAAGCAGGATTTGAAGCGGTTCAAGCGCAAGACCGATCAACTCGGAAGCATCTATCCGATCACCGGCGAACGTCACAGCGCCCGCATCAAGCTTCGCCAACTTCAAAAGCGCGGATACGAGCCATTCCATGCGGGTTAGTCCTGTCCTGATATTGGCGATAAACGCACCTTGCTTTTCAGACTGCGCGGTTTCAAGCAAATCTGCCATCAGGCACATTGATGTCAACGGGGTTTTCAATTGGTGGGAGATGTTCGCAAGTGTATCTTTCAGAGCGTCACGGTCATGCCGGAGTGCGTCAACCTGTTCATTTTTTAGATTGGCGAGTGTATGTATGTCATTTTTAAGTATGGAAAACACGCCTTCGCGGTTGTCCCGCAGGTCGATGTCCCGACCGTCCACGATGCGCCTGATGTCATCGGACAGCTTTATGATTTCGTTTTTCTTAATCCACACGATAACCAAGCCCCCGCACGGTTTCTATGTTTATGGCATTGCCAAGCTTCTCGCGCAGTCGCTTGATGTAGACGGTCAGCGTGTTATCCTCTACAAAGTTCCCTGCTGCGTCCCAAATATGTTCCAGTATCTGAGAGCGGGAAAGAGTCTGCCCTTTATTCCGGGCAAAAGTCAGAAGCAGACGGTATTCAAGGGCGGTCAGGACGAGCGCCGTTTCACCGATGTATGCTTTGCCCGCTGTTGTGTCGATGGACACGTCGCCGAGCGTGACTGTCGCATTATGCCGCTCGCCGGCCTGTGTGCCTAATGTGCGCTTTACCCTTGCGAGCAGTTCCCGCAAACGAAACGGCTTTGTGATATAGTCCTCCGCGCCGCATTCAAAGGCGCGGACAATGTTACCCTCGTCATCCACAACCGTCAGGAAGATAACCGCAGTGTCCTTGCCTATAAGCGCTTTACGCACATCAAAGCCCGTGCCGTCCGGCAGTTGCATATCAAGTATGGCGAGGTTGAAGGGTTCGCCGGTTATGGTTGTCCGCGATTCGTGGACGCAACTGTTGTGCGTGACGGTGTAGCCCTCTTGTTCAAGGGCGTAGACAAGCCCTGACGCTATCATTGCGTCGTCCTCGACAAGCAGAATTTTGTACGGCATTTTATTCTCGCCCTTCATCCGATTCACCTTTTTCGTCAATTGCGCCGATTCGCTTTTCTATATCCTCCGCAGACGGCAGAATGTCCGCATACTTTTCCGGAAGTTTGTCAAAGAGTTTGTACTCGCTGACACCGATAGGCTTCTCAATGTCGCGAAGGGAGTATTCGGCAATCATTCCGCGCTTATTCTTGCACAGCAACAGCCCTATTGTCGGATTGTCGCACTCGCCGCGCATCAAATCGTCAACAGCGGAAATGTAGAAATTTAACTTTCCGGCGTATTCAGGCTTGAAGTCGCCTCGTTTTAGCTCAATGACCACATAACACCGAAGTTTGACATTGTAAAATAAAAGGTCGATTTTGAATATTTCGTTCTCAACCTCAATCTGGTACTGATTACCCATAAACGCAAAGCCTGTGCCGAGTTCAAGGAGCAGCTTCGTAATGTTGCGAACAAGCTCCGCTTCGATTTCGAGTTCAATCATTCCCTCGCGATATGCAATGAAATCAAACACATAGGGATCTTTCATTGTTTGCGCCGCAAGGTTTCCCTGCGGCGGCAACAATCGTTGTTGGAAGTTGCTGGTTTTGTGAGCAATCACTTGGCGCTCATACAACCCGCGCTCTATCTGCTCTTTCAGGTCGTCCACCGACCAACCATCGCTGCCGTTGCGCTCGGCATACCAAATGAACTTATCGCGGTCTTTTACCTTGTCGATAAGTGCTACGCAATGTGACCACATCAATTTTGCAGACAGCGTCTGCAAAATTTCATAATCAGGAAACAGCTTGGCAAATTTCGCCATATATCTTAGATTGCGGGCGGAATAACCTTTCGCGTCGGGGAAGTCAAGCTTAATGTCGCGGGCTATGTTCTCAATAAACTTGTTACCCCAAGTGCTATGCTCGTTAATGACCACGCCGATGTTCCAGTACAACTCGAAAAGCTCGGCGTTCGCAGCAATGATAGCGCGATGTTGAGCCATACGAATCCGGGACTTGATGTCGGTTACGATTGTGAGATACTCGCTGTTGTTGATAAGCATACGTTCCTCCCAAAATTCAGTCGCACTGTCCGGCGGTCGATTCTATATCAACTATTTCCATTATATCGGCGATGTTGCACTCCATGGCAGTGCAGATTTTTATAAGTACGTCTGTTTCAACGTTTCTGCCTTTAGTCAGCTTCGCTACTACGGCGGTGCTAACCCCCGCAAGCCTACAAAGGTCTTTCTTGGTCAGGTGTTTGTCAAGCAGTAAATGCCACAGTTTCATGTAGCTCATTTGCTTCATCGCTCATCGCCCCACTTGCTTTTGTCTGGTGATTGTCTATGTGATAATGCAAGCATAGCATAATTCTGAGTAT
The nucleotide sequence above comes from Oscillospiraceae bacterium. Encoded proteins:
- a CDS encoding HAMP domain-containing histidine kinase — protein: MWIKKNEIIKLSDDIRRIVDGRDIDLRDNREGVFSILKNDIHTLANLKNEQVDALRHDRDALKDTLANISHQLKTPLTSMCLMADLLETAQSEKQGAFIANIRTGLTRMEWLVSALLKLAKLDAGAVTFAGDRIDASELIGLALEPLQILLDVKNQTVVTIGEAEVFCDKHWTAEAISNIIKNASEHSPAGGEITVKSGENPICSWIAVTDSGKGISPSETARLFKRFEGSRSEKGYGVGLPLALAIMRGQNGDIQVDSGSGGATFMLKFYH
- a CDS encoding response regulator transcription factor — its product is MPYKILLVEDDAMIASGLVYALEQEGYTVTHNSCVHESRTTITGEPFNLAILDMQLPDGTGFDVRKALIGKDTAVIFLTVVDDEGNIVRAFECGAEDYITKPFRLRELLARVKRTLGTQAGERHNATVTLGDVSIDTTAGKAYIGETALVLTALEYRLLLTFARNKGQTLSRSQILEHIWDAAGNFVEDNTLTVYIKRLREKLGNAINIETVRGLGYRVD
- a CDS encoding PDDEXK nuclease domain-containing protein, encoding MLINNSEYLTIVTDIKSRIRMAQHRAIIAANAELFELYWNIGVVINEHSTWGNKFIENIARDIKLDFPDAKGYSARNLRYMAKFAKLFPDYEILQTLSAKLMWSHCVALIDKVKDRDKFIWYAERNGSDGWSVDDLKEQIERGLYERQVIAHKTSNFQQRLLPPQGNLAAQTMKDPYVFDFIAYREGMIELEIEAELVRNITKLLLELGTGFAFMGNQYQIEVENEIFKIDLLFYNVKLRCYVVIELKRGDFKPEYAGKLNFYISAVDDLMRGECDNPTIGLLLCKNKRGMIAEYSLRDIEKPIGVSEYKLFDKLPEKYADILPSAEDIEKRIGAIDEKGESDEGRE
- a CDS encoding helix-turn-helix transcriptional regulator, which gives rise to MKQMSYMKLWHLLLDKHLTKKDLCRLAGVSTAVVAKLTKGRNVETDVLIKICTAMECNIADIMEIVDIESTAGQCD